GGGGGCGTCGCCCTCTGCGACGGCGGGGGCAAGGCCGTAGAACGCTCTCGCGGTGCCGACCAGGAGTGCGTCGACGTCGCTCTCGCTCCAGCCGGTGAGCAGTTCGTCCACGGTGGCGGCCCACCGGTTCCAGCTGCCGGCGAGGTCGGCGACCGGCCAGTCCGAGCCGAACATCAGCCGCTCGGGCCCGAAGGCGGAGACCAGTACGTCCCAGGCGGGGCGGATGTCGGCGGTGGTCCAGCGGGAGTGGTCGGCCTCCGTGATCAGCCCGGAGACCTTGCACACCACCTGCGGGTGTGCGGCCAGCTGCCGGATCCCGCGTTCCCAGTCCGCGATGTCCTGTCGGGCGATGTCCGGCTTGCCCGCGTGGTTGAGGACCTGGGGCAGGTCGGGGAGGCGTTCCGCGAGGCGGATCGCCTGATCGAGCTGGTGGTCGCGTACGAGCACGTCGTAGTGCAGTCCGCGGTCCCGGGCCGCCCGCAATCCTCTTTCCACATCGGGGCGTTGCAGCCAGTGAGGGTCCGTCTCGCTCTGGACGAGGTGTCGCAGGGAGCGCAGGTACCCGCCGCCCGGCCCGGCGAGCAGCGCGTCGAGCACGTCCCCGATCGACGAGGACGTCAGGTCGGCCCAGCCGACCACGGCCTGGATCAGCGGCTCCTGTGCGGCGAGCGCGAGCAGGTCCTCGGTCTCGGCGACCTCCGCGACGCACTGGACGACCACCGTGCCGTGCAGGTGCCGGCCCGCGATGGGGTGAGTGGCGGTGGAGCGCAGGTCATTCGGGGTGAAGGTACGGCGGATCGATGCCACGCCGGGGTCGTCCAGCCAGGGCTGCGGACGTTGGGAGAGGTCCCACAGGTGGTGGT
This is a stretch of genomic DNA from Streptomyces sp. NBC_00285. It encodes these proteins:
- a CDS encoding amidohydrolase family protein, with the translated sequence MNAPVLVDAHHHLWDLSQRPQPWLDDPGVASIRRTFTPNDLRSTATHPIAGRHLHGTVVVQCVAEVAETEDLLALAAQEPLIQAVVGWADLTSSSIGDVLDALLAGPGGGYLRSLRHLVQSETDPHWLQRPDVERGLRAARDRGLHYDVLVRDHQLDQAIRLAERLPDLPQVLNHAGKPDIARQDIADWERGIRQLAAHPQVVCKVSGLITEADHSRWTTADIRPAWDVLVSAFGPERLMFGSDWPVADLAGSWNRWAATVDELLTGWSESDVDALLVGTARAFYGLAPAVAEGDAPAATT